The genomic window CGCCACCAGATAGGTGGACATCACCATTGTTTCCTTGAAGGTGACCTCCTTCTTGCCCCCGGCGAGCTTGCGCGCGCTCTCCTCGCCCGCGTTTGAAATCGCGGCCAGATGCTCGTCCACCACCAGCACTACCTGGTAACTCGCTTTGAGCTCCGGTTCGTCCCAGCACGGAAATGCGCGCCGCGCGTCGGTTGACTCGAATTGCGTGGTGGCAACCACGTGGGTCTTGCCGGTCGCGTCGGTGTACTGACTCCGATAGAACCCGTGGAGCTTGTCGTTCAGGATTCCGCGAAACGCGACCTTGAGGGTGTACTCCCCAGGCGCCAGGGATTCAGAAAGGCGCAGGTGCGCCCGTTCCTTCTCGGGCTCCATGCGAACCGTGGCCCGCAGCCACCTACCCGCCGCTTCGACCGCCGCCGAGTCGATCTCAAGCTCGAGTGCGTTGAGGACGATTTCTGCGGTCGGTTCGATCACCACGATCGCGATGCTTTCGGCGCCCTTGAAGGTGAATGCCTTGAGGTCCGGTTCGAGGCGAATCTCGTAACGGCGCGGTTTTACATTCTTTGGCAGCCGGTAGTCTTGAACTTGAGTACTTTCGGAAGCGCCTTCTTGATCGCGCATGACTATTCCCTTCGCGAGTTGGAGGTGGTCGAAGGCATTAAACCATCAAGCCATCGACCCACCAAGGTTTAAGGTCTGAAGGTTCCGGTCCTGCTTTGCGCCGGTGCGCTGATTTGCGAGTTCGATTGCAATAACCTCTATGCCAGCACCAACGAACGCTCCATCCAGAGCACATCCCAGTAACGATCAAACTTCCGGCCATTCTCGGAGAAAGCCCCGACCTCGGTGAAGCCGAAACGGCGGTGCAGCGCAATCGAGGCCTCGTTGGGAAGCGTGATACCCGCCACCAGCCGCCTGAGATCCTCGTTGCGCAACGCGTCGAACAGCCTCTCATACATCATTCGCCCGATGCCACGTCCGGTTGCATCCGGCGCACAATAAACCGTGACCTCCGCGGTCGTGTCGTACGCGGCTTTGTTCCGGAACCTGCCCGTGCCGGCGTAGCCGAGAATGCGCCCTTCGTCTTCGCTTACGAAAAGTCGATAGCGCGCGCCTTGGGTATGTTCGTTAAACCATTCCACGCGCTGTTCGAGCCCGACCGGTTCGATGTCGAAAGTGATCGGCGTATTGAGAACGTAGTAGTTGTAGATTGAGGTAATTTGCGCGAGGTCTGCGGGAGCTGCCGGTCTGACGAGGATGGTCGACATTGCGAGCCCTCCGGAGGCTCGCCTTAGTCACGCGCTCCCGTGAGCCTGAGTCAAGCGGGCGCGCCACTGCGCGCGAGCTCCGCGAAATTTGCGAGCCTCACGCCGCGCGCGAGGAGCGCGTCGCGCAGCCGCGGGCTGGTCAGGATTTCCAGCTCGACCTGCGCCGAGGCGGATGGCGGCGTGTCGCCGATGTCCATCGCGGGATGGAAATAGAGCTCGGTGGTGCCTTCGCGGAGACGATCGATAATCGCGACGACGTAGTCCTCGTCAAGGTGACCGCTCTGATGGAGCCCAAACAACGAATCGGTCGACTTAAGTCCCCGTTTGCCCATCAGGCGCCGCGTCCGTCTGGATAGGGCGCGGAAGATCGCCGCCTCAACCGCCTTACGCGCGGCATGGTCACGGCGCAGACGCAGGGTGGTCAGTACCCGTTCGCGCGGCATGCGCAGGCAGGGAACCTTATACTCGACCGCCAGCCCAATTAGGATATCCGCCACGACCGGATGGACGTGGAAATTCAGATGCCCATCGATGTGATTGAGGTACCCCACGAGCTCGAGATGCTTCTCCACCTGCGCCCTCAGCTCAGTCTCCAGTTTGGCTCGTACTTGCTTGTCGAAATACCAGCGCAGGCCGGTCAGCACGGCGTTGTCGGGAAACCTCCCGAGCGTATCGACGGCAGGAGCGATTTCGGCCGGCGGGAGCACGC from Candidatus Binataceae bacterium includes these protein-coding regions:
- a CDS encoding GNAT family N-acetyltransferase, translated to MSTILVRPAAPADLAQITSIYNYYVLNTPITFDIEPVGLEQRVEWFNEHTQGARYRLFVSEDEGRILGYAGTGRFRNKAAYDTTAEVTVYCAPDATGRGIGRMMYERLFDALRNEDLRRLVAGITLPNEASIALHRRFGFTEVGAFSENGRKFDRYWDVLWMERSLVLA
- the hpnK gene encoding hopanoid biosynthesis-associated protein HpnK — translated: MRGRADAVKVSAASGATSPPAVKTLIVNADDFGLSREVNAAVVKAHREGILTSASLMVAEAHRDEAISLAREHPQLDVGLHAVVCRGRSVLPPAEIAPAVDTLGRFPDNAVLTGLRWYFDKQVRAKLETELRAQVEKHLELVGYLNHIDGHLNFHVHPVVADILIGLAVEYKVPCLRMPRERVLTTLRLRRDHAARKAVEAAIFRALSRRTRRLMGKRGLKSTDSLFGLHQSGHLDEDYVVAIIDRLREGTTELYFHPAMDIGDTPPSASAQVELEILTSPRLRDALLARGVRLANFAELARSGAPA